A single window of Rhodococcus jostii RHA1 DNA harbors:
- a CDS encoding ABC transporter substrate-binding protein, whose protein sequence is MKRVAAAAVAVGVLFAATSCADQGIDAAAQAEKENLDGRGPITYVQGKDNSNVIRPLIDEWNAIHPGEEVTFKEQSDQADQQHEDLVQHFQSRDSGYDVAVVDVVWTAEFAARGWLQPLEGPMAIDTSGLLPATVAGATYGDVLYAAPQTSDGALLYYRTDLLDHPPATWDELLGACGTAQHAGIGCYAGQYAKYEGLTVNASEAINTAGGSILGPDGVTPTMTTPEAKAGLQSLVDAYRSGAIPRESVTFQEEQARQALQSGDLLFMRNWPYAYSLMDGQGSSAVSGKFAVAPLPGKSGPGHSTLGGHSAAINVYSEHKATASDFLKFFLEKKSQAFFLSQGSLAPVRADVYDDPELIEQYPYLPTLKTSIENAVTRPITPFYPAVTRAVQNNAYAAIKGEKTVDQAAADIQSAIAAAGS, encoded by the coding sequence ATGAAGCGCGTCGCCGCCGCCGCGGTGGCCGTCGGCGTCCTGTTCGCGGCGACGTCCTGCGCCGATCAGGGCATCGACGCAGCCGCGCAGGCGGAGAAGGAGAACCTGGATGGCCGCGGGCCCATCACCTACGTGCAGGGCAAGGACAACTCCAACGTCATCCGGCCGCTGATCGACGAATGGAACGCCATCCATCCCGGCGAGGAGGTGACGTTCAAGGAGCAGTCCGACCAGGCAGACCAGCAGCACGAGGACTTGGTGCAGCACTTCCAGTCCCGCGACTCCGGGTACGACGTCGCCGTCGTCGACGTCGTGTGGACCGCCGAATTCGCGGCCCGCGGATGGCTGCAACCACTCGAGGGCCCGATGGCGATCGACACGTCCGGCCTGCTCCCCGCGACGGTCGCGGGGGCCACGTACGGGGACGTCCTGTATGCGGCTCCGCAGACCAGTGACGGCGCGCTGCTCTACTACCGCACCGACCTGCTGGATCATCCGCCCGCCACCTGGGACGAACTCCTCGGCGCGTGCGGGACGGCGCAACACGCCGGAATCGGCTGCTACGCCGGGCAGTACGCCAAGTACGAGGGGCTGACCGTCAACGCGTCCGAGGCCATCAACACCGCGGGCGGGTCGATCCTCGGACCGGACGGCGTGACCCCGACGATGACCACCCCGGAAGCCAAGGCGGGGCTCCAATCGCTCGTCGACGCCTACCGTTCGGGTGCCATCCCCCGCGAGTCCGTCACGTTCCAGGAGGAGCAGGCACGGCAGGCGCTCCAGAGCGGCGACCTGCTGTTCATGCGCAACTGGCCGTACGCGTACAGCCTGATGGACGGTCAGGGCAGTTCCGCAGTGTCGGGCAAGTTCGCGGTGGCGCCGCTGCCGGGGAAGAGCGGGCCCGGTCACTCGACACTCGGCGGGCACAGCGCCGCGATCAACGTGTACTCCGAGCACAAGGCGACCGCCTCGGACTTCCTGAAGTTCTTCCTGGAGAAGAAGTCACAGGCATTCTTCCTCTCGCAGGGATCGCTCGCCCCCGTCCGCGCCGACGTCTACGACGACCCGGAGCTGATCGAGCAGTACCCGTACCTCCCCACGTTGAAGACGTCGATCGAGAACGCCGTGACCCGGCCGATCACCCCGTTCTATCCCGCGGTCACCCGGGCCGTGCAGAACAACGCCTACGCCGCGATCAAAGGCGAGAAGACGGTGGACCAGGCCGCCGCCGACATCCAGTCCGCGATCGCCGCGGCCGGGTCCTAG
- a CDS encoding glycoside hydrolase family 13 protein gives MTQSVESTATTVASRHPEAWWKTAVVYQVYIRSFADGNGDGIGDLTGLRSKLPYLADLGVDAVWINPWYPSPMADAGYDVADFRDIEPSYGTLAEGEAFIAEAHELGIRVILDIVPNHTSSEHRWFEAALRDEPGARDRYIFRPGRGPAGDEPPNDWQSAFGGPAWSRLGTGEWYLHLFAPAQPDLNWEHPEVRAEFEDILRFWFDKGVDGFRIDVAHGLAKDPALPDAGERLPGSQHTDPHPAWDQDAVHEVYRGWRAVANTYADRVFVAEAWVPGNDRLARYLRPDELHTAFQFDFLRAPWRSVSIRAVIDDALEQAATVGAPATWVLSNHDVPRTVTRYSRSQPDHLVETDWERARWALEDPNHELGRRRARAAALLQLALPGTAYIYQGEELGLEEVEDLPDEVRQDPTWFQTGFTDRGRDGCRVPIPWSNDAVPYGFSPFDAEEDTWLPQPGHWAPHTAEAQAGHPESFLTLYREALELRREFFDTPHAVEWLDTPRDVLAFARGAVQCWVNTGTEPIALPERLTVVLGSVAGITGGVLPSDAAVWLSEPGTGESR, from the coding sequence ATGACCCAGTCCGTGGAGTCGACCGCAACCACCGTCGCGAGCCGGCACCCAGAGGCCTGGTGGAAGACGGCCGTCGTCTACCAGGTCTACATCCGCAGCTTCGCCGACGGGAACGGCGACGGCATCGGCGACCTCACCGGCTTGCGTTCCAAGCTGCCCTACCTCGCCGACCTCGGCGTCGACGCCGTGTGGATCAATCCCTGGTACCCGTCGCCGATGGCGGACGCCGGCTACGACGTGGCCGACTTCCGCGACATCGAGCCGTCGTACGGCACGCTCGCGGAGGGTGAGGCGTTCATCGCCGAGGCCCACGAGCTGGGGATCCGCGTGATCCTCGACATCGTGCCCAACCACACCTCCAGCGAGCACCGCTGGTTCGAGGCCGCCCTCCGCGACGAGCCCGGAGCCCGCGACCGCTACATCTTCCGCCCCGGGCGCGGTCCGGCAGGCGACGAGCCACCCAACGACTGGCAGAGCGCGTTCGGCGGTCCCGCGTGGAGCCGCCTGGGCACCGGCGAGTGGTACCTGCATCTGTTCGCTCCCGCCCAGCCCGACCTCAACTGGGAGCACCCCGAGGTCCGGGCAGAGTTCGAGGACATCCTGCGCTTCTGGTTCGACAAGGGCGTCGACGGTTTCCGGATCGACGTCGCCCACGGCCTGGCCAAGGATCCCGCACTCCCCGATGCCGGTGAGCGCCTTCCCGGTTCGCAACACACCGACCCCCACCCCGCGTGGGATCAGGATGCCGTCCACGAGGTGTACCGGGGCTGGCGGGCCGTCGCCAACACCTACGCCGACCGCGTCTTCGTCGCCGAGGCCTGGGTACCCGGCAACGACCGCCTGGCCCGCTACCTGCGGCCCGACGAGCTGCACACCGCGTTCCAGTTCGATTTCCTGCGCGCCCCTTGGCGTTCTGTGAGCATCCGTGCCGTGATCGACGACGCGCTCGAGCAGGCGGCGACCGTCGGCGCACCCGCTACGTGGGTGCTCTCCAACCACGACGTTCCCCGCACCGTCACCCGCTACTCGCGCTCGCAGCCCGACCACCTGGTCGAAACCGATTGGGAGCGGGCCCGCTGGGCGCTCGAGGATCCGAACCACGAACTGGGCCGGCGTCGTGCCCGCGCGGCCGCGCTGCTGCAGCTGGCGTTGCCTGGCACCGCATACATCTACCAGGGCGAGGAACTCGGACTGGAAGAGGTCGAGGACCTTCCCGACGAGGTCCGGCAGGATCCGACGTGGTTCCAGACCGGCTTCACCGACCGCGGCCGGGATGGCTGCCGGGTTCCGATCCCGTGGTCGAACGACGCAGTGCCGTACGGCTTCTCCCCGTTCGACGCGGAGGAGGACACGTGGCTTCCGCAGCCGGGACACTGGGCCCCGCACACCGCGGAAGCGCAGGCCGGCCACCCCGAGTCGTTCCTCACGCTGTACCGCGAGGCGCTGGAACTGCGACGCGAATTCTTCGACACCCCGCATGCCGTCGAGTGGCTCGACACTCCCCGGGACGTGCTCGCGTTCGCCCGCGGCGCAGTGCAGTGCTGGGTGAACACCGGCACCGAACCGATCGCACTCCCCGAACGACTGACCGTCGTACTCGGTTCGGTCGCCGGCATCACCGGCGGGGTTCTCCCGTCCGACGCCGCGGTGTGGCTGTCGGAACCGGGCACGGGTGAATCACGATGA